A portion of the Oxynema aestuarii AP17 genome contains these proteins:
- a CDS encoding DUF1565 domain-containing protein, with translation MTYPNTPTSPSLTPSRGSWRLLATVLLLATPLGASIGVAPPARSLDRPVPLAQNSSNTTIVYVNSALGRDTPGAGESQGAPYRSITYALSQLNTPATIQLAPGTYSADSGETFPIVLPSGVTLRGDETTKGQTTLVVGGGDHISPSFARQSSTVIAKNGSILRGVTLSNPRSRGTALWIESSAPTIANNTFTNSLRDGIFITGSANPTVEGNVFIQNNGNGISIVRTATGIIRGNVFDQTGFGIAVGGDAAPRIEDNRITRNNDGIVVSGSAKPILRENTITNNVRDGIVAIANAAPNLGTAEDSGKNYIRDNGRYDLYNATSSNTIVAVGNDIDRDRISGAVDFVAVIVDRGFPDVVGHWAQPYIEALASKKIIAGFEDGTFRPNEPVTRAQFAAIINQAFSPTASQSCSAFSDVSSRFWGFNAILNACRGGFLRGYPNNEFRAQQQIPRVQVLVALVSGLDWRSNETGVLSVYQDSSAIPDWATTAIAGATAKGLVVNYPLRDRLNPNREATRAEVAAFVYQALVNAGEAEPISSPYLVRLP, from the coding sequence ATGACCTACCCCAACACCCCGACCTCGCCATCCCTGACCCCCTCACGGGGGAGCTGGCGCCTCCTCGCCACCGTACTGCTGCTCGCCACGCCCCTCGGCGCCTCGATCGGAGTCGCCCCTCCGGCGCGATCGCTCGATCGCCCGGTTCCCCTCGCCCAAAACTCCTCCAACACCACGATCGTTTACGTCAACTCCGCCTTGGGTCGAGATACCCCCGGAGCCGGAGAAAGCCAAGGCGCCCCCTATCGCTCGATTACCTACGCCCTCAGCCAACTCAACACCCCCGCCACCATTCAACTCGCACCGGGAACCTACAGCGCCGATAGCGGAGAAACCTTTCCCATCGTCCTCCCCTCCGGCGTCACCTTGCGCGGGGACGAAACCACCAAAGGTCAAACCACCCTCGTCGTCGGCGGCGGCGACCATATCAGTCCGAGCTTCGCCCGCCAGAGTTCCACAGTTATCGCCAAAAACGGCAGTATCCTTCGCGGCGTCACCCTGAGCAACCCTCGCAGTCGGGGAACCGCATTGTGGATCGAATCGAGCGCCCCGACGATCGCCAACAATACCTTTACCAACAGCTTGCGCGACGGGATCTTCATCACCGGAAGCGCCAATCCGACCGTCGAAGGCAATGTTTTCATTCAAAACAACGGTAACGGGATTTCGATCGTACGCACCGCCACCGGAATCATTCGCGGGAACGTCTTCGACCAAACTGGTTTTGGGATTGCCGTCGGCGGCGATGCGGCGCCGCGAATTGAAGACAACCGCATCACCCGCAACAATGACGGGATCGTGGTCTCCGGTTCGGCAAAACCGATTTTACGAGAAAACACGATTACCAATAACGTCCGCGACGGGATCGTGGCGATCGCCAACGCGGCGCCGAACTTGGGAACGGCAGAAGATTCTGGCAAGAACTACATTCGCGATAACGGTCGCTACGACCTCTACAACGCCACATCCAGCAATACCATCGTCGCCGTCGGCAACGACATCGATCGCGATCGCATCTCCGGCGCCGTCGATTTCGTCGCCGTCATCGTCGATCGCGGTTTTCCCGACGTCGTCGGTCACTGGGCCCAACCCTACATCGAAGCCCTCGCCAGCAAAAAAATTATCGCCGGATTTGAAGACGGCACCTTCCGCCCCAACGAACCCGTCACCCGCGCTCAGTTTGCCGCGATTATCAACCAAGCCTTCTCCCCTACGGCGAGCCAGTCGTGTTCGGCCTTTTCTGACGTTTCGAGCCGTTTCTGGGGCTTCAACGCGATTTTAAACGCCTGTCGGGGCGGATTTCTGCGGGGATACCCCAACAACGAATTCCGCGCCCAGCAGCAGATCCCTCGGGTACAGGTGCTGGTGGCTCTGGTCAGTGGTTTGGACTGGCGCTCGAACGAAACCGGGGTGCTGTCGGTTTATCAAGATAGCTCGGCGATCCCCGATTGGGCGACGACGGCGATCGCGGGGGCGACGGCTAAGGGCTTGGTGGTTAACTATCCCCTGCGCGATCGCCTCAATCCCAATCGCGAAGCAACCCGCGCCGAAGTCGCCGCCTTTGTCTATCAGGCCCTCGTCAATGCGGGTGAAGCGGAACCGATCTCCTCTCCTTATTTAGTTCGCCTTCCTTGA
- a CDS encoding alpha/beta hydrolase — protein sequence MHFSRWIEGGRWPRAIALTVALWAIGSTQAVSAAQRIVLLYGPMRAPISVAELSDFARTGELSPALSGYLGLANQEPEKVREHLTKSVQVKAVLLDRVLNHQLGERLLRQVGRGLRTPSGERNEQALRAALVLSASDDDEIHLMEILENYPAESLEVDLAEMSRLYRKLQFLERLNL from the coding sequence ATGCACTTTTCTCGGTGGATTGAGGGGGGGCGCTGGCCCCGGGCGATCGCCCTGACGGTGGCCTTGTGGGCGATCGGCAGCACCCAGGCGGTTTCGGCAGCCCAACGGATCGTCTTACTTTACGGACCGATGCGCGCGCCGATTTCCGTGGCGGAATTGAGCGATTTCGCCCGTACCGGAGAGCTGTCCCCGGCGTTGTCGGGCTATTTGGGACTGGCGAATCAGGAACCGGAGAAAGTGCGCGAGCATTTGACGAAATCGGTGCAAGTTAAAGCGGTCTTGCTCGATCGCGTTCTCAACCACCAACTCGGCGAGCGGCTCCTGCGGCAAGTGGGCCGAGGGTTACGGACGCCCTCGGGAGAACGCAACGAACAGGCGTTGAGAGCGGCGCTAGTGCTGTCGGCGAGCGACGATGACGAGATTCACTTGATGGAGATTTTGGAGAATTATCCGGCAGAATCTTTAGAAGTCGATTTGGCGGAAATGTCGCGTTTATATCGCAAATTGCAGTTTTTAGAACGGTTGAATCTCTAG
- a CDS encoding low-complexity tail membrane protein, with the protein MRAFWFDPFLWIHLAGIAALPLFLELCWIGFALGDPILPVWLEFSLPVAIAVLPVVWMQWSRPFYIFSILVVALKPIRLTDAQRRLLTLFKRGQNRFLALIVPVVPIAAAWFLYRSAPAASGIADWLPSWRLLGLAIAAISLLAAHLFIQVPVSVLGVMLAQQNEFEDVEPFPVEQIPQNFSLFGLDVDRLLPELVAAMPPSSPATADAEPSPADEDRPASEGS; encoded by the coding sequence ATGCGTGCTTTCTGGTTTGACCCCTTCCTGTGGATCCATCTGGCGGGGATCGCCGCCCTGCCCCTATTCCTAGAACTGTGCTGGATAGGCTTTGCCCTCGGCGACCCGATCCTTCCCGTCTGGTTAGAATTCTCTCTCCCCGTCGCGATCGCCGTCCTCCCCGTTGTCTGGATGCAGTGGTCGCGACCGTTTTATATCTTCAGTATCTTAGTCGTCGCTCTCAAACCCATCCGCCTGACCGACGCCCAACGTCGCCTGCTGACCCTGTTCAAACGCGGTCAAAATCGCTTCTTAGCCCTCATCGTTCCCGTCGTCCCGATCGCCGCCGCCTGGTTCTTGTATCGCTCCGCCCCCGCCGCGAGCGGGATCGCCGACTGGCTGCCGTCCTGGCGCCTGCTGGGTCTGGCGATCGCCGCGATCTCCTTACTCGCCGCCCACCTCTTCATTCAAGTCCCCGTCAGCGTTCTCGGTGTCATGCTCGCCCAACAAAACGAGTTTGAGGATGTCGAACCGTTCCCCGTCGAACAAATTCCCCAAAACTTCAGCCTGTTCGGTCTCGACGTCGATCGCCTGTTGCCGGAACTGGTCGCGGCGATGCCCCCCTCATCCCCTGCCACTGCCGACGCCGAACCCTCCCCCGCCGACGAAGACCGTCCCGCCTCCGAGGGATCCTAG
- the infB gene encoding translation initiation factor IF-2, with amino-acid sequence MNNGKVRIYELSRELNLENKDILAVCEQLNIAVKSHSSTISEDEADRIRAYSDKYVAAHPEAKTSGSGKGHRSKATAESGGSAEGKKKQQILEIRKHKSSGDKNQRAETPSADETPPPAPQPPSPPSPSEVTTFDRPVYAKPSETSPQEDVHQPSEPSPEELPALQKPQLASTETDDTESGSQATTSSEVESPQLKRPPTRPNPPTTASDSTSAPLKEKPILKKPKGDGAGSPSSPKKSDEAIPGKEREAPAASAESSGDRAPKQVKRKPESVPELQRPRPSKGKGDEEVAASGDRPGAGRSFDEETSVDEEIETEGLKLKRPTPPRPPKRSKKYEEEEEDIQEFPAKTSKTGSKSKRRAKPIDDEDEEELDLDNDKQSAAIDVSLSTARPNKPKTSQGPRQGTSGPSSAPKNKKSSPTRDSGSRHRGRRQDKAEKKQRPEHLVLRQALTVRELATELETAETEIVKILFFKGIAVNVTQTLDIPTAKMVAEELGVEVETAEAESEAKKVSEMLDADDLENLQSRPPVVTIMGHVDHGKTTLLDAIRKTKVAQGEAGGITQHIGAYHVDVEHNDAIHQIVFLDTPGHEAFTAMRARGTRVTDIAVLVVAADDGVQPQTLEAIGHARAAEVPLVVAINKIDKEGAQSDRVKQELSEHGLVPEEWGGDTIMVPLSAIKGENLDTLLEMIVLVAEIEELMANPDRPAKGTVIEANLDKAKGPVATLLVQNGTLRVGDILVAGSAMGKVRAMVDDRGQRVEAASPSFAVEVLGLGDVPAAGDEFEVFGNEKEARAVADSRAEESRQSRLQQAMASRRVTLNSLSARAQEGELKELNLILKADVQGSVEAILGSLRQLPQNEVQVRVLLSAPGEISETDVDLAAASDAVIIGFNTTLATGARQAADRSGVDIREYNIIYKLLDDIQGAMEGLLEPEMVEEAIGEAEVRAVFPVGRGAVAGCYIQNGKMIRNAKVRVRRQNQVIYEGVLDSLKRVKDDVKEANSGFECGIGIDRFSDWEEGDIIEAYRLVAKRRTLSPN; translated from the coding sequence ATGAACAACGGCAAAGTCAGAATATACGAGTTATCACGGGAATTGAATTTGGAAAATAAAGACATTTTGGCAGTTTGCGAGCAGCTAAACATAGCCGTCAAAAGTCATAGCAGTACGATTTCAGAAGATGAGGCCGATCGCATTCGCGCCTATTCCGATAAGTACGTGGCCGCTCACCCCGAAGCCAAAACCTCGGGTTCGGGAAAAGGGCATCGCTCCAAAGCCACCGCCGAATCGGGCGGTTCGGCTGAGGGCAAGAAAAAACAACAAATTTTGGAAATTCGCAAGCACAAATCGAGTGGGGACAAAAACCAACGAGCCGAGACCCCCTCGGCGGACGAAACCCCCCCTCCCGCGCCCCAACCGCCATCTCCCCCTTCCCCGAGTGAAGTGACGACATTCGATCGTCCGGTTTATGCCAAACCGAGTGAAACCAGTCCGCAAGAAGACGTGCATCAACCCTCAGAACCCTCACCCGAAGAATTACCTGCGCTCCAGAAGCCGCAGTTAGCCTCGACTGAAACCGACGACACCGAGTCGGGATCGCAAGCAACGACGAGTTCCGAAGTAGAATCTCCTCAACTCAAAAGACCGCCGACCCGACCGAACCCACCGACGACGGCGTCGGATTCGACCTCGGCTCCGCTCAAAGAAAAACCAATTCTTAAAAAGCCCAAAGGCGACGGTGCCGGGTCGCCGAGTTCCCCGAAAAAATCCGACGAAGCGATCCCGGGGAAAGAACGCGAGGCGCCTGCCGCTTCGGCAGAGTCGTCGGGCGATCGCGCGCCGAAGCAAGTCAAGCGCAAACCGGAGTCCGTGCCTGAATTGCAGCGTCCGCGCCCGAGCAAAGGCAAAGGAGACGAAGAGGTAGCCGCCAGTGGCGATCGCCCCGGCGCCGGGCGAAGCTTTGACGAAGAAACTTCCGTGGATGAAGAGATCGAAACGGAGGGTCTCAAACTCAAGCGACCGACGCCGCCGCGTCCCCCGAAACGCTCGAAAAAATACGAAGAAGAAGAAGAAGACATCCAAGAGTTTCCCGCGAAAACCTCGAAAACCGGGTCGAAATCGAAACGGCGGGCTAAACCCATCGATGACGAAGACGAGGAAGAATTGGACCTCGACAACGACAAGCAGTCCGCCGCGATCGATGTCAGCTTGTCAACTGCCCGTCCCAACAAACCCAAAACTAGCCAAGGGCCGCGACAAGGCACGTCGGGGCCGAGTAGCGCGCCGAAAAACAAAAAATCTAGCCCCACTCGCGACAGTGGCTCGCGGCATCGCGGACGGCGCCAGGACAAAGCCGAGAAAAAACAACGTCCGGAACATCTGGTGTTGCGCCAAGCCCTCACCGTACGAGAGCTGGCGACCGAATTGGAAACCGCCGAAACAGAAATTGTCAAAATTCTCTTCTTCAAAGGCATAGCGGTTAACGTCACCCAGACCCTCGACATTCCGACGGCGAAAATGGTCGCCGAAGAACTCGGCGTCGAAGTCGAAACCGCCGAAGCCGAATCCGAGGCGAAGAAAGTCAGCGAAATGCTCGACGCCGACGATCTGGAAAATCTCCAGTCCCGTCCTCCGGTGGTGACGATCATGGGTCACGTAGACCACGGGAAAACCACCTTGCTCGATGCCATCCGCAAAACCAAAGTCGCTCAAGGCGAAGCGGGCGGGATCACCCAGCATATCGGCGCCTATCACGTCGATGTCGAGCATAACGACGCCATCCATCAGATCGTCTTCCTCGACACTCCCGGTCACGAAGCCTTTACCGCCATGCGCGCCCGAGGCACCCGGGTGACCGATATCGCCGTGCTGGTGGTCGCCGCCGACGACGGCGTGCAACCGCAAACCCTCGAAGCGATCGGTCACGCGCGCGCCGCCGAGGTTCCCCTGGTGGTGGCGATCAACAAAATTGACAAGGAAGGGGCTCAGAGCGATCGCGTCAAACAAGAACTGAGCGAACACGGTCTGGTTCCGGAAGAATGGGGCGGCGATACGATTATGGTGCCGTTGAGTGCCATCAAAGGTGAAAACCTCGACACTCTCCTCGAAATGATCGTCCTGGTGGCCGAAATCGAAGAACTGATGGCCAACCCCGATCGCCCCGCCAAAGGCACGGTGATCGAAGCCAACTTAGACAAAGCCAAAGGTCCGGTGGCGACTTTACTGGTTCAAAACGGCACCCTGCGCGTCGGCGATATCCTCGTCGCCGGATCGGCTATGGGTAAAGTCCGGGCGATGGTGGACGATCGCGGTCAGCGCGTCGAAGCCGCCAGTCCGTCCTTTGCCGTCGAAGTCCTCGGCTTGGGCGACGTCCCCGCCGCCGGAGACGAGTTCGAGGTCTTCGGCAACGAAAAAGAAGCCCGCGCCGTGGCCGACTCTCGCGCCGAAGAAAGCCGTCAATCGCGCTTGCAGCAAGCGATGGCTTCTCGCCGGGTCACCCTCAACAGCCTCAGCGCCCGCGCTCAAGAAGGAGAACTCAAGGAACTCAACTTGATTCTCAAAGCGGACGTTCAAGGCTCCGTCGAGGCGATTCTCGGCTCCTTGCGCCAGCTTCCCCAAAATGAGGTGCAAGTGCGCGTGCTGCTCTCCGCTCCCGGGGAAATCAGCGAAACGGACGTGGACTTGGCCGCCGCTAGCGATGCGGTCATTATCGGGTTCAATACCACCCTGGCGACGGGGGCCCGCCAAGCTGCCGATCGCAGTGGGGTGGACATTCGCGAGTACAACATCATCTACAAACTACTCGACGACATCCAAGGGGCGATGGAAGGTCTACTCGAACCGGAAATGGTCGAGGAGGCGATCGGCGAAGCCGAAGTGCGCGCCGTCTTCCCCGTCGGACGCGGTGCCGTCGCCGGGTGCTATATCCAAAATGGCAAGATGATTCGCAATGCCAAAGTGCGGGTCCGCCGCCAGAACCAAGTGATCTACGAAGGTGTCCTCGACTCCCTCAAACGAGTCAAAGATGACGTGAAAGAAGCCAATAGCGGCTTTGAATGCGGCATCGGGATCGATCGCTTCAGCGATTGGGAGGAAGGCGACATCATCGAAGCCTATCGCCTGGTTGCCAAGCGTCGCACCCTGTCCCCGAACTAA
- a CDS encoding YlxR family protein: MKVNYRRCISCRRVAPKQEFCRVVRVHPSHTVQLDRGMGRSAYICLSEQCVRAAQKKNRLGRSLKATVPPQLYETLRQRVVREGSAAEESISSNDPERESGSLLRSPNPRD, from the coding sequence ATGAAAGTCAATTACCGACGTTGTATCAGTTGTCGCCGAGTCGCTCCCAAACAGGAGTTTTGTCGGGTCGTCCGAGTCCATCCGTCCCATACGGTACAATTAGACAGGGGGATGGGGCGATCGGCATATATTTGTCTGAGCGAACAGTGTGTCCGAGCCGCTCAAAAGAAAAATCGATTGGGGCGATCGCTCAAAGCCACTGTTCCCCCACAACTGTACGAAACTTTGCGGCAACGGGTTGTCCGGGAGGGGTCGGCTGCGGAGGAATCCATCTCGTCGAACGATCCAGAACGCGAATCGGGCAGCTTGCTCCGATCGCCCAATCCGCGCGACTGA
- the nusA gene encoding transcription termination factor NusA: MSMVSLPGLRDMIDNISQERNLPKHAVQAALREALLKGYERYRRTLSMDRQHFDETFFDNFEIELDTEEEGFRVLSTKTIVETVSSADHEIALQEVREVAAEAQLGDTVVLDVTPDQGDFGRMAAIQTKQVLAQKLRDQQRKLIQEEFEDLEGTVLQARVLRFERQSAILAVNSGFGNPEVEAELPKREQLPNDNYRANATLKVYLKKVREGPHRGPQLLVSRADAGLVVYLFANEVPEIEDEVVRIVAVAREANPPSRHVGPRTKIAVDTLEREVDPVGACIGARGSRIQVVVNELRGEKIDVIRWSPDPATYIANALSPAKVDEVRLVDPDSRQAHVLVPEDQLSLAIGKEGQNVRLAARLTGWKIDIKDSAKYEEETVQVEETAEEVVPLEESE, from the coding sequence ATGTCAATGGTTAGTTTGCCCGGACTCCGGGACATGATCGATAATATCTCTCAAGAGCGGAATTTACCGAAACACGCGGTACAAGCGGCCTTGCGCGAAGCCCTCCTCAAAGGGTACGAGCGCTACCGTCGCACCTTGAGTATGGATCGCCAGCATTTTGACGAAACCTTTTTCGACAACTTCGAGATCGAACTCGATACCGAAGAAGAGGGATTTCGGGTGCTTTCGACCAAAACGATCGTCGAAACGGTCAGCAGTGCGGATCACGAGATCGCCTTGCAAGAAGTGCGAGAAGTGGCCGCCGAAGCCCAATTGGGAGATACGGTGGTGTTAGATGTCACCCCGGACCAAGGCGATTTCGGGCGGATGGCAGCGATTCAAACCAAACAAGTGCTGGCGCAAAAACTGCGCGACCAACAGCGCAAACTGATTCAAGAAGAGTTTGAGGACTTGGAAGGAACGGTTTTACAAGCGCGGGTCTTGCGTTTCGAGCGACAGTCGGCAATTTTGGCGGTCAACAGTGGGTTTGGCAATCCCGAAGTCGAAGCCGAATTGCCCAAACGCGAGCAGTTGCCCAACGATAATTATCGGGCGAATGCGACCTTGAAGGTGTATCTCAAGAAAGTCCGCGAAGGACCCCATCGAGGGCCGCAATTGTTGGTATCGAGGGCAGACGCCGGATTGGTGGTTTACTTGTTTGCCAACGAAGTGCCGGAAATTGAAGATGAAGTCGTGCGGATTGTCGCCGTAGCGCGCGAAGCCAATCCCCCCTCCCGTCACGTCGGACCGCGTACTAAGATCGCCGTGGATACGTTAGAGCGAGAAGTCGATCCCGTAGGGGCCTGCATAGGGGCGCGCGGATCGCGGATTCAGGTCGTGGTCAACGAACTGCGCGGGGAAAAAATCGACGTGATTCGTTGGTCTCCGGACCCGGCGACCTATATCGCCAATGCCTTGAGTCCGGCGAAAGTGGACGAAGTGCGCCTAGTCGATCCCGACAGCCGCCAAGCTCACGTTTTGGTTCCGGAAGACCAGCTCAGTTTGGCGATTGGGAAAGAGGGGCAGAACGTCCGACTGGCAGCTCGACTGACCGGGTGGAAGATCGATATCAAGGATAGTGCGAAATACGAAGAGGAAACAGTACAAGTGGAAGAAACTGCCGAGGAGGTCGTGCCCCTGGAAGAATCCGAGTAA
- the rimP gene encoding ribosome maturation factor RimP gives MTHPLIPQIIELATPVAEQLGLEVVTAVFHTHESPPILRVDIRNPASDTSLDDCERMSKALDTLLDESDLIPDAYILEISSPGISSELSSDRDFVAFKGFGVTVATAEPFQGHQEWSGKLVRRDEGAVYLNQKGRVMKIPRSIVTQVRLADGV, from the coding sequence ATGACTCATCCTTTGATCCCCCAAATTATCGAATTGGCGACCCCCGTAGCCGAACAACTCGGGTTGGAAGTGGTAACGGCAGTATTTCACACTCACGAAAGTCCGCCGATCTTGCGGGTGGACATCCGCAACCCCGCTTCGGACACCAGTCTCGATGACTGCGAACGGATGAGCAAAGCCCTCGACACCCTGTTAGACGAAAGCGATTTAATTCCCGACGCTTACATTTTGGAAATTTCGAGTCCCGGGATTTCTTCCGAGTTGAGTAGCGATCGCGATTTTGTCGCGTTTAAAGGGTTTGGGGTGACGGTCGCGACCGCCGAACCCTTTCAAGGACATCAAGAATGGAGCGGCAAACTCGTGCGCCGGGACGAGGGCGCCGTTTATCTCAATCAAAAGGGACGGGTGATGAAAATTCCGAGATCGATCGTGACGCAAGTCCGACTCGCCGACGGAGTTTGA
- a CDS encoding DUF948 domain-containing protein produces the protein MTDPLFWLGLSFLLVAVSLILVLLAALPALQAVGRAARSVEKLADTLAREFPPTLEAIRLTGMEISDLTDEVSDGVQSASGVVKQVDRSLGSAKRQAQKARHTTRSVVTGFKVAWRTFTRPGSNAGSSRRSIDRLPPSQRQPLDLRDSSLETLRDRTDSGDRHPDDGAPNDGQSYRQNFPNSGDREP, from the coding sequence GTGACTGATCCCCTGTTTTGGCTCGGACTGTCTTTCCTACTCGTGGCTGTCAGCTTGATCCTCGTCTTGCTGGCAGCCCTACCCGCCTTGCAAGCCGTCGGACGGGCCGCGCGCAGCGTCGAAAAACTCGCCGACACCCTCGCACGCGAATTCCCACCGACCTTAGAAGCGATCCGACTCACGGGAATGGAAATTAGCGACCTCACCGACGAAGTGTCCGACGGGGTTCAGAGCGCCTCGGGAGTCGTCAAACAAGTCGATCGCTCCCTCGGTTCCGCCAAACGACAGGCTCAAAAAGCGCGCCATACCACCCGCAGCGTCGTGACCGGATTCAAAGTCGCCTGGAGAACCTTTACCCGTCCCGGTTCCAACGCCGGAAGCAGCCGAAGGTCCATCGATCGCCTGCCCCCCTCGCAACGGCAGCCCCTCGATTTGCGCGATTCTTCTTTGGAGACCCTACGCGATCGCACCGACTCCGGCGATCGCCACCCCGACGATGGCGCCCCCAATGACGGCCAATCCTACCGCCAAAACTTTCCCAATTCCGGCGATCGCGAGCCGTAA
- a CDS encoding YtxH domain-containing protein: MSKNRTGAFIGGVLLGTAIGTITGLLVAPRSGRKTRQLVKKSAAALPELAEDLSSTLQLQADRLSAKTLRNWDETLVRLREAIASGIEASQLEKEQLDRQNREDRPDPEEDPDNEFSNPSSAHTTQS, translated from the coding sequence ATGTCCAAGAATCGTACTGGAGCATTTATTGGTGGGGTCTTGCTGGGAACGGCGATCGGGACGATTACCGGGTTGCTCGTCGCTCCTCGTAGCGGTCGCAAAACCCGCCAACTGGTGAAAAAATCGGCGGCGGCCCTTCCCGAACTCGCCGAAGACCTATCGAGTACCCTGCAACTGCAAGCCGATCGCCTCTCCGCGAAAACCCTTCGCAATTGGGACGAAACCCTCGTGCGCTTGCGCGAGGCGATCGCCTCCGGGATCGAAGCGAGCCAACTCGAAAAAGAACAACTCGATCGCCAAAATCGCGAAGATCGCCCAGATCCCGAAGAAGACCCAGACAACGAGTTTTCCAACCCCTCCTCCGCTCACACCACCCAATCGTGA
- the ggt gene encoding gamma-glutamyltransferase, translating to MLSKTRGTIAAGHPKTAEAGIEMFRLGGNAFDAAVAAMLASFVVESGLTSVAGGGFLLARTRENRQILFDFFAQTPRHPQPLETLDFYPVDLDFGGTTQQFHIGLGSIAVPGNLAGLFAVHQQLGTLPFHVLAEPAIAYAGQGVEINPFQSYLLNLLAPILLRDPASRQIYAPQGTLLQVGDTIAMPNLGTVFEEFAKSGTYEFYRGEIARQVVRDCQEKGGHLTLEDFENYRVILRSPLRIPYRDRQLLMNPPPSSGGALIAFTLKLLSTFDFDRFSFGSLPHLHALCRAMQLTNVGRKDGYDDSLYNADVLDDFLSKKHLLDYQSQFQTYLKNDLNKLGSTTHISVLDCEGNAASVTTSNGEGSSYIIPGTDIAMNNMLGEADLNPRGFHRWRPNCRMSSMMTPTVLMKGDRPEMVLGSGGSNRIRTAIFQVISNFVDFKMEAIAAVESPRTHYENGVFHLEPGLPGDLFDPPEFSSEFEWIYWQEKSMFFGGVHSVAIAPDGSMFGIGDSRRSGMGLSV from the coding sequence ATGCTATCTAAAACACGCGGAACTATCGCCGCCGGACATCCCAAAACTGCCGAAGCGGGAATCGAAATGTTTCGCTTGGGTGGCAATGCTTTTGATGCCGCCGTCGCCGCCATGCTCGCTTCTTTTGTCGTCGAATCCGGTCTCACCTCTGTCGCTGGCGGCGGCTTTCTCCTCGCACGAACTCGGGAAAATCGACAAATTTTATTCGATTTTTTCGCCCAGACTCCCCGCCATCCCCAACCTCTTGAAACTTTAGATTTTTATCCCGTGGATCTCGATTTTGGCGGCACCACCCAACAGTTTCATATCGGCTTGGGATCGATCGCCGTCCCCGGCAATCTCGCAGGTCTGTTCGCCGTTCACCAACAGTTAGGAACTTTACCCTTTCACGTCCTTGCCGAACCCGCGATCGCTTACGCCGGTCAAGGAGTAGAAATTAATCCCTTTCAATCTTATTTATTAAACCTACTCGCTCCCATCTTACTGCGCGATCCGGCGTCCCGTCAGATCTACGCCCCCCAAGGGACTTTATTACAAGTGGGCGATACGATCGCCATGCCCAATTTAGGGACAGTTTTTGAAGAATTTGCTAAAAGTGGAACTTACGAATTTTATCGCGGTGAAATTGCCCGCCAAGTCGTGCGTGACTGTCAAGAAAAAGGCGGACATTTAACTTTAGAAGACTTTGAAAACTATCGAGTTATTTTACGCTCTCCCTTACGCATTCCCTATCGCGATCGCCAACTGCTGATGAACCCGCCCCCGAGCTCGGGAGGCGCCCTCATCGCTTTTACGCTCAAGCTGTTATCTACTTTCGATTTCGATCGCTTCTCTTTTGGCAGCTTACCCCATTTACACGCCCTTTGTCGGGCAATGCAGTTAACGAATGTTGGAAGAAAAGATGGGTATGACGACTCACTTTATAATGCGGATGTTTTAGATGATTTCTTGTCTAAAAAACATTTATTAGACTATCAATCCCAGTTTCAAACTTATCTGAAAAACGATCTGAATAAATTAGGCAGTACCACGCATATTAGCGTCCTCGATTGCGAAGGAAATGCGGCCAGCGTGACCACCTCCAACGGCGAAGGGTCTTCCTATATCATTCCCGGGACGGATATTGCCATGAATAATATGTTAGGAGAAGCGGATTTAAACCCGCGCGGGTTCCATCGATGGCGCCCGAATTGTCGGATGTCTTCAATGATGACACCGACGGTGTTAATGAAGGGCGATCGCCCGGAAATGGTTCTCGGTTCTGGCGGTTCCAATCGGATTAGAACGGCTATTTTTCAAGTAATTTCTAATTTTGTCGATTTTAAAATGGAGGCGATCGCCGCCGTCGAAAGTCCGAGAACTCATTATGAAAATGGTGTTTTTCATCTCGAACCCGGACTACCGGGAGATCTGTTCGATCCTCCGGAATTTTCTTCGGAGTTTGAATGGATTTATTGGCAAGAAAAAAGTATGTTTTTTGGGGGAGTGCATAGTGTGGCGATCGCCCCCGACGGTTCGATGTTTGGGATTGGAGATTCCCGACGGAGTGGAATGGGTTTGAGTGTTTAA